The window CGAGCCGTTGGAACATTAGACAGTGAAACGCTAGGatctgaaaatcctgacagatctatgtcacactgtctcctaacattcatggactcacccattatgGCTCATGATAGGAAAAGCTGTTGCTGGTTTATCATCCAGAAAacaacagagaacatctcagctagtagaagctaatcgttagccttagcaactccatcacacagcagaactccttcaagcttatgttaattgtggggataaaacatcaaagtggtagagtcacggtgctgttatccaataaaatgtgagatatccaagaataaaaaaataagacttcaaatcctgccgtctgaagctcagttttgatgtggctcacttctagttcctgaaaatggtgcaccagagctttgtttcttcACAgtgcgacttacaaggcattcattcttactagagaccactgtaaatgttttgattgaacaagtgatcaacaACTTTAAACTTCAAAACTCTTCAGCTAAAGAATGCTCATCTTCAGCTCAGGTTTTAAGCTATTTCTTTTGTTTAACAGCTGCTAAATTTTTAAATTCATCTAGTTGCTTTTAAGTTTTGCACAAAATGCACTTCAAAATATAATAGAATATTTATTTGGGAAAGCAGGATAGCAAAAATTGATTGATTTCTCTTCTGCTGGGACACAATTCATGTGCTGTTTATGTCTTTTGTTACAGCACCCTCAGGTGGACACCTCCAGCATTCAGTGTGTCAGGAGAAGGACCATTAAAAGCTCCAGTGTTTTTCATCTTCTGATTGGCCTCCACGTCACTTATGCAACACACATCTCTGACCCATTCCATCATTAACACAGACCAAATGTCTCAGCTGCACATGTGATCGTTGCATATTATCATCAGTATCCTCCAGGGAGCAAAGACTGCACCTCATTAGTGAGTAAACCAATGTAGACCACACAGGCACTACGTAGAGCTGTGTGGAGttgcacagaaaaaaaaaactgagtaTGGCGCTTGTTTGTGTGTGGTTGCAGACAAGTGGGTTGTCATTTAGTTTGATGGCCACCCATAGGGAAAGATATAATAAAGAACGTGTATAGATTCCTTTGagagttgtttgtttatttatgacaTATGCTGGGACCAATGTCAAAGCACCAGAGGTGAGAtattatgttattattattattgttattattattattattaataaaacaaaaagacAGATTTAGAAACTGTCAAAAAGATTAAAGGTATGTTTTAGTTTAGAAAAATTAAAGGCATTTTTATTTAAATGGGTGATTATTGTTACAGTGGTTCAAACACATTCAAACATATCTCTCAGAATTACAAAAGAAACACATAAAAAAGTGTTAGTGAGTTTTAATAAGGCGAACAACAGTAAAGTCTCCCTTGAAGAAAACGTTAAAATTACTAACACTGATGAATTTTATTTTGAGTGTTCTGAtcgaatttttttattattatttacttataGATTGTTTTTGACTGTATGTATTAGTAGAGAAATAGATTTGCATGTTGTTTTAAGCAAATTcctttttatttagcttttattaTGTATCATTCTGCTTAATACTGCATTATTCGTATTTAGATTTTCTAATGTAAAGCAAATATTGCCCCAGGTTTAAATAAAATTCTAGTGAATGGAAAATAGTAAATAAACGGATATCAATCATAGATGCACTCCCAAATGGATTGTTTAAACACTGCTGTTTACTAAGTTATTCGATTTAGAGAAAAGAATTTACTAAATCATCAAACAATCCCACGTTTCCCCTTTACTTAAACAATTAGTTTATTAATTTCATGTTTAAAGGTAGTCAAGCCAAGCAAGAATTTTTTGTAAatttctgtttttcttcttttaaacgtattattgttgttgttgcgcATTTGCTGAATTTGCCAAACAGGTACATTGCAAATGTTTTAGGATACAGGCGAGACCCTTTTGGGTCTAAAAACTGCTGATTCCTTGTCACACGCCAGGGGGCGGTGGAGGTGCCAGAGAGCCTAGGAGTTGTCGcaacagaagaaaaagaaaaaagctgaTTACGCTCATTACGCTCTTTCCGGTAGATTTCAACATCGCGCCATCCGTCGATGATTTGATAAACAACAGCTTCTCGACTCTGaaagttctttatttttttatttagttcaCCTTTGGTGTTAGTTTATAAACGCCTAAACATGGCCGACAAGATGAGCATGTCCCTAGATGACATTATCAGGATGAACAAGAGAGAAGGCCGCGGTGGAGGAGGATCCAGGCGGGGAGGAAGTTCAGGTCGATCCGGGGGATCGTCGAGGCCACCGGCGCGAGGTCGCCAGAATTTTAACCGGGAAAGGAACAGCAGGCCCGCTCCGTACACCAGGGTAAGAAACAAAAAGCAAAAATTAACCAGACCCACGCTCAACGGAAACGGATCAAGAGAGCGCGCAGAGGACGTAGATGGGGCTTTAAAGGCTCCAATTACAAACATTTAATTCACACAGCTGGTTTTGTAATCACCGTTTAGATCTTCTTGTCTTTCTGTTACAAACTTGTGAGCAAATGTCTGCTATATTTAGCTTTTTGAACATTTGGAGAAACAGGTTAGGTTGGATTAGACCAGATTGACACGCTAATAGCTAGCCCGTGGCTAGTTCCAAGCTGTTTCTGTTGTCCTAAAATAGCTAACCTAAGCTAGGTCAAGACAGTTCACACAAATACAACTTAGGATCGGATGATTTTCTACAGAAACTTTTCTCTTTACTTAAAGGAACTCTAAACTCTATAAATAAGGTTGATTTTCAGTTAAAAACTAGCTACAACATGTGTAAGATAAGAAAACCGTGCATGATTATTGGAGGTAAGGTTGGAGGTATAACTTGGTTTTAAAGAGATCTGGCATTAGATTTAAAGAGTCAGGTGCACTTAAAGGCATTTTATTTCACGTTGTAAGGTTGTGAAGCTAAGTAAAAATTCAGCTCTTAAAATCTACACTTAATTCATTCTGACAGGTAACATTTGTAATTTAGAGGCCATAAAGTGGTGCCAACAAGTCTGATGCTTCTCCTGCATGCCGTGGATCTGTTtctgtcagggcagatggctccgctgatgatgtgtcgttcattacctgacccatctgaactcagcctattgtttactctgttgttcaTGTGTGTGCGAGTGTCTGGGTGAGTGTATGTCCACCTTGGAAGTTGGGTGCAGGAAGGGAAccgtaattgtcaattgttttatacttggggaggggggctgggatgggaatatgggatctatggggccattttaatctgtgaagcactttgagttgcatttttttttgtatgaaaagggctatataaataaagttgatttgatttgatatcaacTCCAGGCTTTATTATACAAAACTCAATGTAACCTGTACTTCAGATCTGTTGTCATGGGTTCTTATTGCACATGACAACAGCTCATCTTTGACAGACATGTGTGATGAGCACCATCATATCTACATGTTACATGAAGTGTAGAAACATTAAATGACTCATACCCAAATATGGAATAAGTGACAGCAAAACAGAGGTAGTGGAAGGAAAATAAATTTAAAAGGCCTCCACTTGTTAAGAAGCTCATTGTCTAAATTTTGTTTGTGTTCAGCAACTTCAAATAATTTTTATTTACTGCCTCCCACAGCCCAGAGAACTACCAGACAAGTGGCAGCATGACATGTTTGAGGAGCACGACAGCGGTCAGAGTGTACGAGCAGCTGATCGATTTGACAGAGCTGACAGAAGCGTGGAGAGCAGCGGAAAGCTTCTGGTTTCTAACCTGGACTTTGGGGTGTCCGATTCAGATATTAGGGTAATTCTGTAAGCCTTGTTGATCCAGTTTTTCACACCATGAACGACGCAGACttttgatgttttctgcactgttttccAGGAGCTGTTCTCAGAGTTTGGAGCTTTAAAGACCGTATCGGTTCATTACGACAGGTCTGGTCGGAGTAAAGGAACCGCAGATGTCCACTTTGTAAATAAACCGGATGCTCTCAAAGCATTGAAGCACTATAATGGTGTCCCACTTGATGGTGAGCCGTCCTGCCTGTTGTGATGATTATTTGTTTTGAGTGCTGCTATAGAAGCAGATGGAAAGAAAAAAATccttgttcttttttttattttttattttattttttttgtttaggTCGTCCAATGAAAATTCAACATGTAACAATAGAAATTGGTTCAGAGAGGTAAGAGGCCACAGGAGCATGACTGGACTGATTAGACGTGGTAACTTTGGACTAATTTGTGATGTTTTTGGAACATGTTAGCAGTTCAAACAGAGGCTTTGATCGGAGCAGACTCGGTCAGCCCAGGTTTGAACGGAGACCAGGTGGCAGCGGTGGAGGCTTCAGAGGTCGAGGGAGGGGAGGTGGCAGCAGACCTCAGCTCTCTGCAGAGGAGCTGGATGCTCAGTTGGATGCTTACAATGCTGAGGTATGCTGCTGGCTGGGATGTTGTTATATCACTTGTCTTTTTAACCGTATTGTGAACATGCAAGGATGATTTATGATTGTTTCACTTTCTCTTCCAGTGTCGGATGGACACCAATTAGGAGCACTCAGGACGCtgctaattttgttgttttttttatgacTTTCCAGGATTGTTCAATTAGACACTTTTATTTTGGCGATATTATTAGATGGACCATTTAGTTaacttttttaaaaagaatttataGCCATGTTGTTTggtgcaggttttagttttatttatatGAACTGTAAATTGCCTTAAACCTCTAATGCAAtttgacttgttttttttttgtaattgatGCATGATTTGATTCAAATTTAATTTCCTGTAACGATAcacatttcttttttttatgtcATTACTGTACTTGAATCTTGTCTTGTTAAGCGTTTTGTAAATAAATGCAATAAAACGAACTGGCTAGTAAAATTACTCCCAA is drawn from Nothobranchius furzeri strain GRZ-AD chromosome 4, NfurGRZ-RIMD1, whole genome shotgun sequence and contains these coding sequences:
- the LOC107396438 gene encoding THO complex subunit 4 isoform X2 — translated: MADKMSMSLDDIIRMNKREGRGGGGSRRGGSSGRSGGSSRPPARGRQNFNRERNSRPAPYTRPRELPDKWQHDMFEEHDSGQSVRAADRFDRADRSVESSGKLLVSNLDFGVSDSDIRELFSEFGALKTVSVHYDRSGRSKGTADVHFVNKPDALKALKHYNGVPLDGRPMKIQHVTIEIGSESSNRGFDRSRLGQPRFERRPGGSGGGFRGRGRGGGSRPQLSAEELDAQLDAYNAECRMDTN
- the LOC107396438 gene encoding THO complex subunit 4 isoform X1, translated to MADKMSMSLDDIIRMNKREGRGGGGSRRGGSSGRSGGSSRPPARGRQNFNRERNSRPAPYTRPRELPDKWQHDMFEEHDSGQSVRAADRFDRADRSVESSGKLLVSNLDFGVSDSDIRELFSEFGALKTVSVHYDRSGRSKGTADVHFVNKPDALKALKHYNGVPLDGRPMKIQHVTIEIGSESSSNRGFDRSRLGQPRFERRPGGSGGGFRGRGRGGGSRPQLSAEELDAQLDAYNAECRMDTN